From Ignavibacterium sp.:
TTGTCACTAATTGATTATAATATACACTAAAATATAAAACATTTACTATTATGATAAAGACATCGGCAATAATTTCATTTATTTTGCTCATCAACATTTCCGTTTCGGCTCAACCAGATCTTAGGATAGAACCCAGAAATGTTGTATTCAAGGATATTTTTAACAGAATCGGCTTTGCAGACATCATCAACCGAGGAGATCAACCTTTGAGTCTCGATAGTCTAGTATCACAAAATCAGTTTTACATAGTTAATTTTGAGAATGGTTTAGTGACACCATTCTTCATTCAACCGAACGATACGATAAGAATGAGCATATTGCTTTCAAACTTTTACAATATAACAGTTAATGATACTGTTGATACTCTATGGTTTTACAGCAATGACCCTTCAGGTCCGCGAGATTTAAGAATAAAAATCGATTTTTTCGATGATGATGATCGCGGAACCTGTTCCGGAGTTATCACCGACGAACAACTTCAACCTCTTGCGGATGTTAAAATTTATTTTCTTTATTGGGGAATTTATATAATTGACTCAACCTCAACAGATAATAATGGAAATTATTCTTCTCTTTTACCCAAAGGAAGCTATACAGTAGCGGCAGAGAGGGAGCAATACCAAACTATTTTTTATGGAAACACTCCCGATCCGTTTCTTGCATATCCCGTTGACATCGATTCCGGACAAACAGTTAATTTGAATCTTGAGATGCCGTTTATCGGAAATACGGGATTCCGGATTTCCGGAAGTTTAATTGATTCATCAGGAAATGTAATAGTTAACAAAGGTGTGGTGGTTATCAGAAAAGGAACTCACACACCGACATTGCTTAAAGGTAATGCTGCACCAGTTGATTCATCTATTTTCGCCGGATTCGTAAAGTCAGACGGCAGTTATTCCGTAACTGTAAGTGATTCATCTTATTATTTTATTCAGGGATTTTCAGACTATTATCTTCCCTCATTTTATAATGATGAAGGAACTCCCGCATTATTATGGCAGGAGGCAGATTCAGTTTACATAAATCAAATTGTTCAAAATAAAAACATCGTATTGAAGAGAGACTCTGCTTATGGTGGAGGAAATGCATTTGGTAATCTTGTGAACTCATTTCTTGAGTCAGGTGATTATGATGGAATTTCCGTTTTTGCAAAATCAATTGATAATGGTGCTCTTTATGCATATAATTTTGTAAAGAGCGATGGCAATTTCAGAGTAAGCAACCTTCCTTACGGCACATATCAACTGATAGCTCATAAAATAGGATATCCCGTTAGCACAAGTGAGTCCTTTGTAATTGATTCACTCCATCCGGATGTTAGCAATATTTCTATAATTTTTAATACATCTTCTACAGGTAATGATTTTTTAATTCCTGATAATTTTATTCTTTACCAGAATTATCCCAATCCATTTAATCCAAGCACTAAAATTAGCTGGCAGTCGCCTGTCAGCAGTCATCACACATTAAAAATTTATGATGTGCTTGGTAATGAAGTTGCAACTTTGGTAAATGATTTTAAATCGGCCGGAACATATGAAATTGAATTTAATGCAAAAGAGACACGCCAGGGTGTGTCTCTTCCGACAGGTATTTATTTCTACCGACTTCAGGCCGGAAATTTTGCACAGACAAAGAAGATGATTCTAATTAAATAAACTTGCTAATCTTTTGTGATAAACAGGGAATAATAATTATTTTATTCCCTGTTTTAATCACTCCTAATCATTTTCAAAGCAATAAGCTTTTCCCGGTAAGTGCTGAAGATGCAGTATCCACTTAAAATAACCTGTCATAGGCGTTGGTGGTGGATTAATAACATAAGCGCCATCTTCCATTAGAAATCTAACATTAGTTTCTGTTGTTGGTGGATTCATCGGTAAA
This genomic window contains:
- a CDS encoding carboxypeptidase regulatory-like domain-containing protein gives rise to the protein MIKTSAIISFILLINISVSAQPDLRIEPRNVVFKDIFNRIGFADIINRGDQPLSLDSLVSQNQFYIVNFENGLVTPFFIQPNDTIRMSILLSNFYNITVNDTVDTLWFYSNDPSGPRDLRIKIDFFDDDDRGTCSGVITDEQLQPLADVKIYFLYWGIYIIDSTSTDNNGNYSSLLPKGSYTVAAEREQYQTIFYGNTPDPFLAYPVDIDSGQTVNLNLEMPFIGNTGFRISGSLIDSSGNVIVNKGVVVIRKGTHTPTLLKGNAAPVDSSIFAGFVKSDGSYSVTVSDSSYYFIQGFSDYYLPSFYNDEGTPALLWQEADSVYINQIVQNKNIVLKRDSAYGGGNAFGNLVNSFLESGDYDGISVFAKSIDNGALYAYNFVKSDGNFRVSNLPYGTYQLIAHKIGYPVSTSESFVIDSLHPDVSNISIIFNTSSTGNDFLIPDNFILYQNYPNPFNPSTKISWQSPVSSHHTLKIYDVLGNEVATLVNDFKSAGTYEIEFNAKETRQGVSLPTGIYFYRLQAGNFAQTKKMILIK